Part of the Woronichinia naegeliana WA131 genome, AGGGTCACGCTTGTGGTTAAAGACAAGTCAGAGAGCGATCGGCTAGGATTCGTCCAAAACCAGTCACCTGGCGGGACTCCCCGAAGCCAGAAGTCATCATATCATGGTGTTGTAACAGAATTTTATCTTTTGTTAAGGATTTTTTGGCTAAAGTAAAGGGGTGTGAGGCTTGCCTTTAATTAGTACGCGACAACTTCAACTATAGAGTTAAAATGATGACAACGGCATTCGGTACTGAGGGAAGGTAGTTAAAATGGCAAAAATTCAAAAAGCAACCTCTTACCCTGGGCATGAAAAGCGAAAAACAACTCCAATACATGACCAAATACAAATTGCTTTAGCCTTGGCTGACCAGAATAGTCTTATAGATTTATTACTAAACTCTCAACCTCCAGCAGTTTGCTTTGATAATAGGGAAACTTGTCAAAAAAAAGCTTTAATAAACGTATCTCATTGGGAATTATATGGAAAGATACCTAGTGAGTGGATCGCAGTTAAAATGGAGACTCAAGAGCCTGTATGGAAAAGCCTTGTTTGTGAAGTTGAAGTACCAATAAAGAAGAAAAGTTATGCTGTTGATGGGATTATTAGCTATGAATATAATCAAACAACGTTGGTCGATCTTGTTCATAAATCGTCTGGCGAAACATTAATTGGAGAAGACCCTAATGAAAAAAAAGGTAGGGTTTTAGTTGAGATTAAAACAGAAATACAAAGTTGGGCTGATACGCTTCGGCAAATCAAGAGATACCAAACTGAACTTGAAATTCCAAAAGCTATTTTGGTATGTGATACTTTAACAGAATTAGAAGCTCAGGGGTTTATGAGCCAAGGAGTTGGTATTTATCCTGCTACTTATTTAACTCCAGCAATTCCAAATTCAAATGGTATAAATAGAGACAGAAAAACTTTGACCTATAGGAAGTTATGAATAAAGAGAAAAGTGTCTACTGATTTTGCAGAGAGAAAGATGGAAGTAAACGACCTAAGTTTTGACGGAATCGTTCACTGTTTAAACGAGGTCATTGGGAAGATAGATGACCCCCGTTCGGTTAGTAATGCAACGAAATATAGTCTAAGAGAGGCGATACTGGGGGCATTTGCCGCCTTTTTTATGCAAAATGAGTCATTTTTAGAGTACCAACGTCAGCTTAACAGCCGTTGTGGGCGAGATAATGCTCAGAGCTTGTTTGGACTAGAAAAAATACCAACAGTAGAACAGATTCGCAACATTGTGGATGGGGTAGCAGCGAGTAGTCTATTCCCTTTGTTTGGGTTAATTTACCAAGCATTGAGGAGCATGGGATTCTTGAAAGCCTATGAAATATTGAGGGGAAATCTTCTAGTAGCAATGGATGGGACAAATTACTACAGTTCGGAAAAAGTAAATTGTCCATGCTGTTCAACCAAAACGTCAAAACAGGGAAAAGTCACCTACTTCCATCAGGCATTATTGCCCGTGATTGTTTCCCCAGACCATGAATCAGTTTTTTCCTTACCCCCTGAATTTATCACCCCTCAAGACGGTTCTGAAAAGCAAGATTGTGAGCAAAATGCGGCGAAACGTTGGATAAGTAACCATGCTAGTTTGTTTGCGGGACAGAAGATAACTCTGCTAGGGGATGACTTGTACAGTCGTCAGCCCACTTGTCAGCACTGTCTCGACCACGATTTCAACTTTATCTTCGTCTGTTTACCGACTTCTCATCCCACACTCTATGAATGGTTAAACTATTTAGAAGCTAATGGAGAAGTCAAAACCACTCAACACCGACGTTGGAATGGGAAGTATTTCGAGATTTGGCACTGCCGTTATCTCAATCAGATTCCCCTGCGAGACCAACAGCCTGCTTTGTTGGTTAACTGGTGTGAGCTAAAAATCCACCGCGAATCCGATGCTCAACTTCTTTATCACAAGAGTTGGATTACCAATCATTTTCTCACCCCTCACATCGTTCTTGATGTCTGTCGTGCTGGACGGACTCGTTGGCGTACTGAGAACGAGAATCACAATATTCTCAAAAATCGAGGCTATCACTTAGAGCATAATTTTGGGCATGGTAAACAACACCTCGCCTCTGTTTTGCTTACCCTGAATTTGCTGGCTTTTCTCTTGCACACGGTTTTAGGTTTGGTTGATGAACGTTACCAGAGAATTCGCGTCCAACGCGGCACTCGTAAGGGATTCTTTCAAGATATTCTCTCTTTGACCAAATATCTGTTCTTTGAAAGCTGGCATCATCTTTTAGATTTTATGCTTGATGACTCAGTTTCTCTCGCTGTCTCGAATTCTTCCTAGTTGATTAATTGGCAATTTTCATAGCAAAACCCTTGCCAGTAAATACATCGAGCCTTTTGTATCTTTGACTACATTCTGAATTTGGAATTGCTGATTTAACTCTTCCTGTCTATGCAAATTGTTCAATTTGTGTTAC contains:
- a CDS encoding ISNCY family transposase, which encodes MSTDFAERKMEVNDLSFDGIVHCLNEVIGKIDDPRSVSNATKYSLREAILGAFAAFFMQNESFLEYQRQLNSRCGRDNAQSLFGLEKIPTVEQIRNIVDGVAASSLFPLFGLIYQALRSMGFLKAYEILRGNLLVAMDGTNYYSSEKVNCPCCSTKTSKQGKVTYFHQALLPVIVSPDHESVFSLPPEFITPQDGSEKQDCEQNAAKRWISNHASLFAGQKITLLGDDLYSRQPTCQHCLDHDFNFIFVCLPTSHPTLYEWLNYLEANGEVKTTQHRRWNGKYFEIWHCRYLNQIPLRDQQPALLVNWCELKIHRESDAQLLYHKSWITNHFLTPHIVLDVCRAGRTRWRTENENHNILKNRGYHLEHNFGHGKQHLASVLLTLNLLAFLLHTVLGLVDERYQRIRVQRGTRKGFFQDILSLTKYLFFESWHHLLDFMLDDSVSLAVSNSS